From Lewinellaceae bacterium:
GTCCCATTTCATGTTTTTTGGGCCGGAGGATCAAAAAAGCGTGTATTCCACCATTCCCGCCCGCCTGCCATTAGAAGGTTACCGGTTTTCCAGGAGCCACCGCAAGCTCTGGCGCCGAAACGAACGCCGCTTTCGCATCGAAGTGGGCGCGCCGGCCCGCTACGACGAAGAAAAGCAAAGGGTGAACCGCCTGTACGCACGGCAGTTTCCCCGCCGCGCCATTAAAGACGCGAAAGATGTACTGAGCAATGGCAAGGGGCGGTTGGCCCTGGATACCCGGGAGGTAAAAATATACGACGGGGAAAACCTCGCCGCCTTCAGCTTTTTCGACATGGGCTGCCAGAGCATGTACAGCAAACAGGGCATCTACGATCCGGCCTATCACAAATACAGCCTCGGGTTTTTTACCATGCTGGTGGAAACCCAATACGCCCTGGAGCAAGGGCTCCGTTATTATTACCCAGGTTATGTTGTTCCGGGCAACCAGGAGTTCGACTACAAGCACCGCATCGGCCAACTGGAATATTTCGAGTTAAAGGACTCGGCGTGGAAACCCTTCTCGCAACTATCGGAAGAAGATATCCCCATCAACTATTTGCGGAGCCGCCTGGAAGCATTGCAAAATGCGCTGAAAGGAAAAGGGATCGAAAGCAAAATCTTCGATTATCGCTATTTCGACATCCGTTTTTACGATAACCGCCCTTTCCCTTTTCTGGAGTTCCCCTGCTTTTTGCTGCCCGACTCCAAAGACAAGCAATCCCTTTGCCCGATAACGGTATTCGACCCCGTCCAGATGGCATTCCATATTTACAACTGCCGGTTTTTCGGGCCGGGGGTCGAGCACCTCAGTGCTTACCGCCGGGCACTGCGGGCTGCCTTGCCTCTTTTTCAAAAG
This genomic window contains:
- a CDS encoding GNAT family N-acetyltransferase, with the protein product MFSRIRYPEKVTPEELDAYLAAGWRCMGQAIYTSHFMFFGPEDQKSVYSTIPARLPLEGYRFSRSHRKLWRRNERRFRIEVGAPARYDEEKQRVNRLYARQFPRRAIKDAKDVLSNGKGRLALDTREVKIYDGENLAAFSFFDMGCQSMYSKQGIYDPAYHKYSLGFFTMLVETQYALEQGLRYYYPGYVVPGNQEFDYKHRIGQLEYFELKDSAWKPFSQLSEEDIPINYLRSRLEALQNALKGKGIESKIFDYRYFDIRFYDNRPFPFLEFPCFLLPDSKDKQSLCPITVFDPVQMAFHIYNCRFFGPGVEHLSAYRRALRAALPLFQKPVAIFGILHESLSPEETLNALSQFARV